The following coding sequences lie in one Bordetella genomosp. 9 genomic window:
- a CDS encoding LysR substrate-binding domain-containing protein: protein MSAVSTRLLSRLKLRHLTLLTRIAPGDSLTRVAESMGVSQPAATKALAEIEDLFGGPLFVRTARGLRPTPLGELALVRARHMLQDIDHWAVEMEALRGGHAAHLHVGAIPFISARVLVPTIERLYARHRITVHLERATTDQLLQSLRAHALDCVIGRASVMIGMDELRHEVLYPQRPALIANPRLARRMARRAPDWRELAEMNWILPTPATPIGNMVSELFTRAGVRPPSPRVQTYSTDVIAMLMRDDDSLVSIVPEDIALDLARGGGVVMVPWHFDWTLPPISLIRRRRDVALEAEERFADILREVCRETVGAAAPRDQSGGNDKDDRLKPAATGAAKRERTMSDS from the coding sequence ATGTCCGCCGTTTCCACCCGCCTGCTGTCCCGGCTCAAGCTGCGCCATCTGACCTTGCTGACCCGCATTGCCCCCGGCGATTCGCTCACGCGCGTGGCGGAATCCATGGGCGTCAGCCAGCCGGCCGCGACCAAGGCCTTGGCAGAGATCGAAGATCTTTTCGGCGGACCGCTGTTCGTGCGCACCGCGCGCGGCCTGAGACCCACGCCGCTGGGGGAATTGGCGCTGGTCCGCGCACGCCACATGCTGCAGGACATCGATCACTGGGCGGTGGAGATGGAGGCGCTGCGCGGCGGCCATGCCGCGCATTTGCACGTGGGCGCGATCCCCTTTATCTCCGCGCGCGTGCTGGTCCCCACCATCGAGCGTCTGTACGCCCGCCACCGCATTACGGTGCACCTGGAACGCGCCACCACGGACCAATTGCTTCAATCGCTGCGCGCACATGCGCTGGACTGCGTGATCGGGCGCGCCTCCGTGATGATCGGCATGGATGAATTGCGGCACGAAGTGCTTTATCCGCAAAGGCCCGCGCTCATCGCCAACCCGCGTCTGGCGCGCCGCATGGCGCGGCGCGCGCCCGATTGGCGCGAACTGGCGGAGATGAACTGGATTCTGCCCACGCCCGCCACGCCCATCGGCAATATGGTCAGCGAACTGTTCACGCGCGCCGGCGTGCGGCCGCCCTCGCCGCGCGTCCAAACCTATTCCACCGACGTGATCGCCATGCTGATGCGCGATGACGATAGCCTGGTCTCCATCGTCCCCGAAGATATCGCGCTGGACCTGGCGCGTGGCGGCGGCGTTGTCATGGTGCCATGGCATTTCGACTGGACCCTGCCGCCGATCAGCCTGATCCGGCGCCGCCGCGACGTGGCGCTGGAAGCGGAGGAACGCTTCGCCGATATCCTGCGCGAAGTTTGCCGGGAGACCGTGGGGGCGGCGGCGCCGCGCGACCAGTCCGGCGGCAACGACAAAGACGATCGGCTGAAGCCGGCCGCCACAGGCGCCGCCAAGCGTGAACGCACGATGTCCGACTCGTAA
- a CDS encoding type II toxin-antitoxin system HipA family toxin, which yields MNVKALGIFLGARRVGVLFQYGEDPAGENPGAGIITRFVADESYIRDPAPPTLSAGLLADTPEEQALFWHDVQSENFNGWFSEKNGWLLPPFFQNLLPEGIFRDHVAALRGCSPKDNFEMLAACGRDLPGNVHALPLTLSRDELAHYVTQTQDALEMSVTADPLEEGVSLSGVQPKVGVILENGRYVGRTKDQDTHIIAKLPVVDRPRLPELEHLSLALARAAGVDTCEAYLEPLEKLAVQHGYDLGDADTRTPFLAVVRYDRPPQGRVHCEDFAQVFGEMPEDKYGGRRRAGEPWTYLDIAAVLLGFPSLGEAAVHELLRRLVVNEMLGNPDMHLKNIGLLYRDGRAPELPPAYDIVAYAAFGGAVGHALYLMPPAMLPGLRREATGRRQQMLSPALLRAFCAALGIPEKPASKVIADCVRAAHAHWRGMIQESGVTDKQKARLIAHFDAHPLVASLARRRGAPASARAES from the coding sequence ATGAACGTCAAAGCCCTGGGGATTTTTCTGGGCGCCCGGCGCGTGGGCGTGCTGTTCCAGTACGGCGAGGATCCTGCCGGCGAGAATCCGGGCGCCGGCATCATCACGCGCTTCGTGGCCGATGAATCGTATATCCGCGATCCCGCGCCGCCAACGCTGTCTGCCGGCCTGCTGGCCGATACGCCGGAAGAACAGGCGCTGTTCTGGCACGACGTGCAGTCCGAAAACTTCAATGGCTGGTTCTCGGAAAAAAACGGCTGGCTGCTCCCGCCCTTCTTTCAGAACCTGCTGCCCGAAGGCATCTTTCGCGACCATGTGGCGGCCTTGCGGGGCTGCAGTCCGAAAGACAACTTTGAGATGCTCGCGGCATGCGGCCGCGATCTGCCCGGCAACGTCCATGCCCTGCCGCTGACCCTGTCGCGCGACGAGCTGGCACACTATGTCACGCAGACCCAGGACGCCCTGGAAATGTCCGTGACGGCGGACCCGCTGGAAGAAGGGGTGTCGCTGTCGGGCGTGCAACCCAAGGTCGGCGTAATCCTGGAGAACGGCCGCTACGTCGGCCGCACCAAGGACCAGGACACCCACATCATCGCCAAGCTCCCCGTGGTGGACCGGCCGCGCCTGCCGGAACTGGAACACCTGTCCCTGGCGCTGGCGCGCGCGGCCGGCGTCGATACCTGCGAAGCGTACCTGGAACCCCTGGAAAAACTGGCGGTGCAGCATGGGTACGACCTGGGCGATGCCGACACCCGCACGCCGTTTCTGGCAGTGGTGCGCTACGACCGCCCGCCGCAGGGCCGCGTGCACTGCGAAGATTTCGCGCAGGTGTTCGGCGAGATGCCGGAAGACAAATACGGCGGCCGGCGCCGGGCCGGCGAACCCTGGACGTACCTGGACATTGCCGCGGTCCTGCTGGGCTTCCCTTCACTGGGCGAAGCGGCGGTCCACGAGCTGTTGCGGCGGCTGGTCGTCAATGAAATGCTCGGCAACCCCGACATGCATCTGAAGAACATTGGCCTGCTGTATCGCGACGGCCGCGCGCCGGAATTGCCGCCGGCCTATGACATCGTCGCCTACGCGGCCTTCGGCGGTGCGGTGGGACATGCGCTGTATCTGATGCCGCCCGCCATGTTGCCGGGCTTGCGGCGCGAAGCTACCGGGCGCCGTCAGCAGATGCTTTCGCCGGCGCTCCTGCGCGCGTTCTGCGCGGCCCTGGGCATCCCCGAAAAACCGGCTTCCAAGGTCATCGCGGATTGCGTGCGGGCGGCCCATGCGCATTGGCGCGGCATGATCCAGGAGTCGGGAGTGACCGACAAACAGAAGGCGCGGCTGATCGCGCATTTCGACGCCCATCCCCTGGTGGCGTCGCTGGCCAGGCGCCGCGGCGCGCCGGCTTCCGCGCGTGCCGAGTCCTGA
- the modB gene encoding molybdate ABC transporter permease subunit, giving the protein MLNGEDAAAIWLTLKLAAVTTALLLVAGTPLAWWLANTRSRWRGPVGALVALPLVLPPTVIGFYLLLLMGPQGYAGRLTQALGLGTLPFTFAGLVVGSLVYSLPFVVQPLQNAFAAIGRMPMEAAATLRAGPWDRFVSVVLPLARPGYLAAAVLGFAHTVGEFGVVLMIGGNIPGSTRVVSVQIYDHVEALEYGRAHWLAAGMVTLSFMILLLLYARRAAPWGRP; this is encoded by the coding sequence ATGCTGAATGGCGAAGACGCCGCCGCGATCTGGCTGACTTTGAAACTGGCTGCGGTCACGACCGCGCTGCTGCTTGTTGCCGGCACGCCGCTGGCCTGGTGGCTGGCCAACACGCGGTCGCGCTGGCGCGGGCCGGTGGGCGCGCTGGTGGCGCTGCCGCTGGTCCTGCCGCCGACGGTGATCGGTTTCTATCTGTTGTTGCTGATGGGCCCGCAGGGGTACGCCGGCCGGCTGACGCAGGCCCTGGGCCTGGGCACGCTGCCTTTCACCTTTGCCGGACTGGTGGTGGGATCGCTGGTGTATTCGCTGCCTTTCGTGGTGCAGCCGCTGCAGAACGCTTTCGCGGCGATCGGCCGCATGCCGATGGAGGCGGCCGCCACGCTGCGCGCCGGGCCATGGGACCGCTTCGTGTCGGTGGTCCTGCCGCTTGCGCGGCCGGGCTATCTCGCGGCCGCGGTGCTGGGCTTCGCGCATACGGTGGGCGAGTTCGGCGTGGTGCTGATGATCGGGGGCAACATCCCGGGCAGCACGCGCGTGGTTTCCGTGCAGATCTACGACCATGTCGAAGCGCTGGAATACGGCCGGGCGCACTGGCTGGCGGCCGGCATGGTGACCCTGTCCTTTATGATCCTGCTGCTGCTTTACGCGCGACGCGCGGCGCCTTGGGGACGGCCATGA
- a CDS encoding alpha/beta hydrolase encodes MMMFSLHDHTAPRRRPMLRAWVRRAAVLGVLALSACTSCYQPMGQARQTPAIHADGDCAGAQPPTCVSSLVSLDGTSLPLRVWLPAQAPWAAVIALHGMNDYSQAFDRAGRYWAAQGIVTYAYDQRGFGAGPRPGIWADTPTLIADLNAAVDAVSAAHPGLPIYVLGESMGGAVVTAALAGTPAGAPSPLGRRIAGAILSAPAMWGRDAMNPFYRFTLWLGFNTVPGMEVEPPRGLKIMPSDNIEMLRALSRDPLVIKRTRIDALKGLVDLMSAAEAALPQLPPDVPLLVLFGRHEQVLPDKVVAQTLRRVEAAPAPGRPRVAVYEDGYHMLLRDLNAETVWRDVLAWMRAPMVAALPSGAEQRYPLAQAGPAKTGARQAYAGRDAPLPDAAPR; translated from the coding sequence ATGATGATGTTTTCCCTGCACGACCACACCGCGCCGCGACGCCGCCCCATGCTGCGGGCATGGGTGCGGCGCGCTGCCGTCCTGGGCGTCCTGGCGCTGAGCGCCTGCACCAGTTGCTATCAGCCGATGGGCCAGGCGCGCCAGACGCCGGCCATCCATGCGGACGGCGATTGCGCGGGGGCGCAGCCCCCGACGTGCGTATCTTCCCTGGTGTCGCTCGATGGAACCAGCCTGCCCTTGCGCGTCTGGCTCCCCGCGCAGGCGCCCTGGGCGGCCGTGATCGCGCTGCACGGCATGAACGATTATTCGCAAGCCTTCGACCGCGCGGGCCGCTACTGGGCCGCGCAAGGCATCGTCACCTACGCCTACGACCAGCGCGGGTTCGGTGCGGGCCCCCGCCCCGGGATCTGGGCCGATACGCCCACGCTGATCGCGGACCTGAACGCGGCGGTCGACGCCGTATCCGCGGCGCATCCCGGCCTGCCGATCTACGTGCTGGGCGAAAGCATGGGCGGCGCCGTGGTAACTGCCGCGCTGGCCGGCACACCGGCCGGTGCGCCTTCACCCCTGGGTCGCCGCATCGCGGGGGCGATCCTGTCCGCGCCCGCGATGTGGGGCCGCGATGCCATGAACCCGTTCTACCGCTTTACGCTTTGGCTGGGTTTCAACACGGTGCCCGGCATGGAGGTCGAACCGCCGCGCGGGCTCAAGATCATGCCGTCGGACAACATCGAGATGCTGCGGGCCCTGAGCCGGGACCCGCTTGTCATCAAGCGCACGCGCATCGACGCGCTGAAAGGTCTGGTCGATCTGATGTCGGCGGCCGAGGCCGCCCTGCCGCAGCTGCCGCCGGATGTTCCGCTATTGGTGCTGTTCGGGCGGCACGAGCAGGTGCTGCCCGACAAGGTCGTGGCGCAGACCTTGCGGCGCGTCGAAGCCGCGCCGGCCCCCGGCCGCCCGCGCGTCGCGGTGTACGAAGACGGCTATCACATGCTTCTGCGCGACCTCAACGCCGAAACGGTATGGCGCGACGTGCTGGCGTGGATGCGCGCGCCCATGGTCGCCGCGCTGCCCAGCGGCGCGGAGCAACGCTACCCCTTGGCGCAGGCCGGTCCCGCAAAAACGGGGGCGCGGCAGGCCTATGCGGGCCGGGACGCGCCGCTGCCGGACGCCGCGCCGCGATAA
- a CDS encoding helix-turn-helix domain-containing protein, with amino-acid sequence MTSHAQVAQVLRTALSHAGLSQAELRAQAGISQRTLTNVLSGREDFKLSTLLALCDRLGLELVLVPREAAAGAAPGPAVRPPVVRSRVQGALARIQRQGAPSEPAAAAPRAKGKRE; translated from the coding sequence ATGACATCGCACGCCCAGGTCGCCCAGGTGCTGCGCACCGCCCTCTCCCATGCCGGGCTATCCCAGGCGGAACTGCGGGCGCAGGCCGGCATCTCGCAGCGTACGCTGACCAACGTGCTCAGCGGCCGCGAGGACTTCAAGCTCAGCACGCTGCTGGCGCTATGCGACCGGCTGGGCCTGGAACTGGTGCTCGTTCCCAGGGAAGCGGCCGCCGGCGCCGCGCCCGGACCCGCCGTCCGGCCCCCCGTGGTGCGTTCGCGCGTACAGGGCGCCTTGGCGCGGATCCAGCGCCAGGGCGCGCCATCGGAGCCAGCGGCCGCCGCCCCGCGCGCCAAGGGGAAACGTGAATGA
- a CDS encoding NAD(P)H-hydrate dehydratase: MKNQETVLLTPGEMAAADRAAIAAGRSGAELMQNAGAAVARAVQARWPRQRVAVLCGPGNNGGDGFVAARHLAAANWPVTVALLGDRRALKGDAAHHAALWQGDVAPMGPDVLEDADIVVDAIFGAGLARPVEGVAADTLRAAARRGLPVCAVDMPSGVDGATGEVHGYAAPAACTVTFFRKKPGHLLLPGRALCGDLILADIGIPPSVLDGIRPAAHENTPAAWLDGFPWPRLEAHKYARGHAVVLGGEVMTGAARLSALAAARVGAGLVTVAAPASAWPIYAAALTGIMVLPIAGADAAAAGQPAQSFAQLLADPRKNAIALGPGAGVSAATRSQVLAALATGRAVVLDADALTAFADAPDALFDAIRGPCVLTPHEGEFGRLFGAGGDKLTRARRAAARSGAVVLLKGADTVIAAPDGQAAINANAPPDLATGGSGDVLTGMIAGLLAQGMAPFDAACAAAWMHGAAAARHGPGLIAEDLPGLLPSVLKRLKRGLTHGA; this comes from the coding sequence ATGAAAAACCAAGAGACTGTTCTGCTGACGCCCGGCGAAATGGCGGCGGCCGACCGCGCGGCAATCGCGGCGGGCCGATCCGGCGCCGAATTGATGCAAAACGCTGGCGCCGCCGTCGCGCGCGCGGTCCAGGCGCGCTGGCCGCGGCAACGGGTGGCGGTGTTGTGCGGTCCGGGCAACAACGGCGGGGACGGCTTCGTGGCCGCCAGGCACCTTGCCGCCGCGAACTGGCCGGTGACCGTGGCGCTGCTGGGCGACAGACGGGCGCTGAAGGGCGATGCGGCGCATCACGCCGCCTTGTGGCAAGGCGATGTGGCGCCGATGGGTCCCGACGTGCTGGAAGACGCCGACATCGTGGTGGATGCGATTTTCGGCGCCGGCCTGGCGCGGCCCGTGGAAGGCGTGGCCGCCGATACGCTGCGTGCGGCGGCTCGGCGCGGATTGCCGGTTTGCGCGGTCGATATGCCCAGCGGCGTGGACGGCGCCACGGGAGAAGTGCACGGCTACGCGGCGCCCGCGGCATGCACGGTGACATTTTTCCGCAAGAAGCCCGGCCACCTGCTGCTGCCGGGGCGCGCACTGTGCGGGGACCTCATCCTGGCCGATATCGGCATCCCGCCGTCCGTGCTCGATGGCATCCGCCCCGCGGCCCATGAGAACACGCCGGCCGCATGGCTGGACGGCTTTCCATGGCCGCGCCTGGAGGCCCACAAGTATGCGCGCGGCCATGCCGTCGTGCTGGGCGGCGAAGTCATGACCGGCGCTGCCCGCCTTTCCGCCCTGGCCGCTGCGCGCGTCGGCGCCGGGCTGGTTACGGTGGCGGCGCCCGCGTCCGCATGGCCCATCTACGCGGCCGCGCTCACCGGCATCATGGTCCTGCCGATCGCCGGCGCGGACGCGGCGGCGGCGGGACAGCCGGCGCAGTCCTTTGCGCAATTGCTGGCCGATCCGCGCAAGAACGCCATCGCCTTGGGCCCCGGCGCGGGCGTTTCGGCGGCGACGCGGTCACAGGTTCTGGCGGCCTTGGCGACTGGACGCGCCGTGGTGCTGGACGCCGATGCGCTTACCGCTTTCGCGGACGCGCCGGACGCGCTGTTCGATGCGATCCGCGGACCGTGCGTGCTGACGCCGCACGAGGGCGAGTTCGGACGCCTTTTCGGCGCCGGCGGGGACAAGCTGACGCGCGCGCGCCGGGCCGCCGCGCGCAGCGGCGCGGTCGTCCTGCTCAAAGGCGCCGATACGGTCATCGCCGCGCCGGACGGCCAGGCCGCCATCAACGCCAATGCGCCGCCCGATCTGGCCACCGGCGGCAGCGGCGACGTCCTGACCGGGATGATCGCCGGTCTGCTGGCGCAAGGCATGGCGCCCTTCGATGCCGCCTGTGCGGCGGCATGGATGCACGGCGCCGCCGCGGCGCGCCATGGCCCGGGACTCATCGCCGAGGATCTGCCGGGATTGCTTCCCTCCGTCCTCAAGCGGCTGAAGCGAGGGTTGACGCACGGCGCTTGA
- the modC gene encoding molybdenum ABC transporter ATP-binding protein, whose amino-acid sequence MNAPAIQARFRLTQGAFTLDVDLHLPGRGVTALFGPSGSGKTTVLRCVAGLAMPEPGYLRVNGQVWLDTARGVLVPAHRRGIGYVFQEANLFPHLNVRGNLLYGYRRVPPAARRVAPADAAALLGIEHLMERMPDRLSGGERQRVGIARALLTSPDLLLMDEPLAALDGRRKQEILPYLERLHDALEIPVLYVSHAAQEVARLADHVVLLDNGRIVSAGPIAATLADLGLPPAHGDEAAVVIQGRAAGYDDAYRLLTVSLPANGAALRVIHAAAPAGHPVRLVVKARDVSLALSRQEDGSILNVLPVRVEGSVPVDDPAQVMVRLDACGTPLLARITRYSHDRLQLAPGREVWAQIKAVSVLS is encoded by the coding sequence ATGAACGCGCCCGCCATCCAGGCGCGTTTCCGCCTGACCCAGGGCGCTTTCACGCTGGATGTCGACTTGCATCTGCCCGGCCGCGGGGTGACGGCCCTGTTCGGTCCGTCGGGTTCGGGCAAGACGACCGTGCTGCGCTGCGTCGCTGGCCTGGCCATGCCCGAGCCGGGATATCTGCGGGTGAACGGCCAGGTATGGCTGGACACCGCGCGCGGCGTGCTCGTGCCCGCGCATCGCCGCGGCATCGGCTATGTCTTTCAGGAAGCCAACCTTTTTCCGCATTTGAACGTGCGGGGCAATCTGCTTTACGGCTACCGTCGGGTGCCGCCGGCGGCCCGGCGTGTGGCGCCGGCGGATGCCGCGGCGCTGCTCGGCATCGAGCACCTGATGGAGCGCATGCCCGATCGCTTGTCCGGCGGCGAGCGCCAGCGCGTCGGCATCGCGCGCGCATTGTTGACGAGCCCTGATCTATTGCTGATGGACGAGCCCCTGGCCGCGCTGGATGGCCGGCGCAAGCAGGAAATCCTGCCATACCTCGAACGTTTGCACGATGCGCTGGAGATCCCGGTGCTGTACGTCAGCCATGCGGCGCAGGAGGTCGCGCGGCTGGCCGATCACGTGGTCCTGCTGGATAACGGCCGCATCGTATCGGCCGGGCCGATTGCCGCGACGCTCGCGGATCTGGGACTGCCCCCCGCTCATGGCGATGAGGCCGCTGTTGTGATCCAAGGGCGCGCCGCCGGCTACGACGATGCCTATCGCCTGTTGACCGTGTCGCTGCCGGCAAACGGCGCGGCCCTGCGCGTGATCCATGCGGCAGCGCCGGCGGGCCATCCGGTGCGCCTGGTGGTGAAGGCGCGCGACGTCAGCCTGGCGCTGTCCAGGCAGGAAGACGGCAGCATCCTCAACGTACTGCCGGTGCGCGTGGAAGGCAGCGTCCCGGTCGACGATCCGGCCCAGGTCATGGTCAGGCTCGATGCCTGCGGGACGCCCTTGCTGGCCCGCATTACGCGCTATTCGCACGACCGGCTGCAACTGGCGCCGGGGCGGGAAGTGTGGGCGCAGATCAAGGCGGTGTCGGTGTTGAGTTGA
- a CDS encoding winged helix-turn-helix domain-containing protein gives MPTSSVQRSASLAPGQAQARFRLRIVHGDLVAIGPGKVALLEAIAQHGSISAAARGLGMSYRRAWALVDELNRSLESPATHSGPGGPSGGRTELTPVGERIVALYRGIEARAHAACGTQIAELTSLLKG, from the coding sequence ATGCCGACATCATCCGTGCAACGCTCCGCTTCTTTGGCGCCCGGCCAGGCGCAGGCCCGGTTCCGGCTGCGCATCGTTCACGGGGATCTGGTGGCCATCGGGCCCGGCAAGGTCGCGCTGCTCGAAGCCATCGCGCAGCACGGGTCGATATCGGCGGCCGCGCGCGGTCTGGGCATGTCGTACCGGCGCGCATGGGCGCTGGTCGATGAGCTGAACCGGTCGCTGGAATCGCCAGCCACCCATTCCGGCCCCGGCGGCCCCAGCGGGGGGCGGACGGAATTGACACCCGTCGGCGAACGGATCGTCGCGCTCTACCGCGGCATCGAAGCCCGCGCCCACGCCGCTTGTGGGACGCAGATCGCGGAATTGACTTCGCTTCTGAAGGGCTGA
- a CDS encoding Spy/CpxP family protein refolding chaperone, producing MKLRTTVLAASLLFGTAAFAQTQPAQNAGLAAPAAVTATGAAAQANGKERVEKHIKQLHDQLKITPAEEAQWAVVAQTMRDNAMEIDRLIAKREQRAAMTALEDLDSYAQIMQANSDGVKKLAAVFAPLYNAMPDEQKRNADKVFAESHERRAAHHGKNGPNKGTTAPGKTAPSSSNG from the coding sequence ATGAAACTGCGCACCACCGTGCTGGCCGCGTCGTTGCTGTTCGGCACCGCGGCATTCGCGCAAACGCAACCGGCCCAGAACGCCGGCCTGGCGGCGCCCGCCGCCGTCACCGCCACCGGCGCGGCCGCCCAGGCCAACGGCAAGGAACGCGTCGAAAAGCACATCAAGCAGCTGCACGACCAGTTGAAGATCACCCCCGCCGAAGAGGCGCAGTGGGCCGTGGTCGCCCAAACCATGCGCGATAACGCCATGGAGATCGATCGGCTGATCGCCAAGCGCGAGCAGCGCGCCGCCATGACCGCGCTGGAGGACCTGGATTCCTACGCGCAGATCATGCAGGCGAACTCCGACGGCGTGAAGAAATTGGCGGCCGTGTTCGCGCCGCTGTACAACGCCATGCCCGACGAGCAGAAGCGCAATGCCGACAAGGTGTTCGCCGAATCGCATGAGCGCCGCGCGGCGCATCATGGCAAAAACGGGCCGAACAAGGGAACGACCGCGCCCGGCAAGACCGCGCCGTCTTCCAGCAACGGCTGA
- a CDS encoding sulfite exporter TauE/SafE family protein: MHTFFDFYRDGGVSLILLVAASFAVAGMVKGVIGLGLPTVSIGLLSVALAPPQAAALLVIPSMVTNVWQLAAGGRFLYLLRRLWPMLAGIVAGTWAAGLWLAGRETAWASHALGAALLVYAAVGLSPLRLSVPARAQAWAGPLVGATTGAITSATGVFVIPAVPYLQALGLNRDELVQAMGLAFTASTIALAGDLIHGGQLGGREAWASLLALVPALAGMVLGQWLRHRVSAATFRRCFFIGIGALGLHLLIA; the protein is encoded by the coding sequence ATGCATACCTTCTTCGACTTCTATCGCGACGGCGGCGTCAGCCTGATTCTCCTGGTCGCGGCCAGCTTCGCCGTGGCCGGCATGGTGAAAGGCGTGATCGGCCTGGGTCTGCCCACGGTATCCATCGGTTTGCTGAGTGTGGCTCTGGCGCCGCCGCAGGCTGCGGCGCTGCTGGTCATTCCATCGATGGTGACCAATGTCTGGCAGCTCGCGGCCGGCGGGCGCTTTCTTTATCTGCTGCGGCGCCTATGGCCCATGCTCGCGGGCATCGTGGCGGGCACCTGGGCTGCCGGCCTGTGGCTGGCGGGGCGCGAGACGGCGTGGGCGTCCCATGCGCTGGGCGCGGCGCTGCTGGTCTATGCCGCGGTCGGGCTGAGCCCGCTGCGCCTGTCGGTGCCGGCCCGTGCGCAGGCCTGGGCCGGGCCGCTGGTCGGGGCCACCACCGGCGCAATCACATCCGCGACGGGGGTTTTCGTCATCCCGGCCGTGCCTTACCTGCAGGCCCTGGGGCTGAACCGTGACGAGCTGGTGCAGGCCATGGGGTTGGCGTTCACGGCTTCCACCATCGCGCTGGCCGGGGACCTGATCCACGGCGGGCAACTGGGCGGACGTGAAGCCTGGGCCTCGCTGCTGGCGCTGGTCCCCGCGCTGGCCGGGATGGTGCTGGGGCAATGGCTGCGTCACCGCGTCAGCGCCGCGACCTTCCGCCGCTGTTTCTTCATCGGCATCGGCGCGTTGGGCCTGCACCTGCTGATTGCGTAG
- the modA gene encoding molybdate ABC transporter substrate-binding protein — protein sequence MKSRLFPLVAGVLAAACLDTAWAGQVQVAVAANFTAPMKAIAAAFQAKTGDTVVASYGATGQFYAQIRNGAPFDAFLAADDTTPARLEKENRAVAGSRFTYATGALALWSAKEGYVDADGAVLKRNDYAHLAIADPKTAPYGLAAVQTLENLGLMDAVKPRIVQGQNITQAQQFVGTGNAELGFVALSQVYKNGKLTGGSAWIVPASLHAPIRQDAVILERGKDNPAARALMDFLRGPEAAAIIRAYGYTR from the coding sequence ATGAAGTCGCGATTGTTTCCCCTGGTCGCCGGTGTGCTGGCGGCCGCGTGCCTGGACACCGCATGGGCCGGCCAGGTCCAGGTGGCCGTGGCTGCAAACTTCACCGCGCCGATGAAGGCCATCGCGGCGGCGTTCCAGGCAAAGACGGGCGACACGGTGGTGGCGTCGTACGGGGCGACGGGGCAGTTCTATGCGCAGATCCGCAACGGCGCGCCGTTCGATGCCTTCCTGGCGGCCGACGATACGACGCCCGCCCGGCTGGAAAAGGAAAACCGGGCCGTGGCGGGCTCCCGATTTACCTACGCCACCGGCGCGCTGGCGCTTTGGTCGGCAAAGGAAGGCTACGTGGACGCCGACGGCGCCGTTCTCAAGCGCAATGATTACGCCCATCTGGCCATTGCGGACCCCAAGACCGCGCCCTACGGCCTGGCGGCCGTCCAGACGCTGGAGAATCTTGGGCTGATGGACGCGGTCAAGCCCAGGATCGTCCAGGGCCAGAACATCACCCAGGCGCAGCAATTCGTCGGCACCGGCAATGCCGAGCTGGGCTTCGTGGCGCTTTCGCAGGTCTATAAGAACGGCAAGCTGACCGGCGGCTCTGCCTGGATCGTGCCGGCGTCGCTGCATGCGCCCATCCGTCAGGATGCCGTCATCCTCGAACGGGGCAAGGACAACCCGGCGGCGCGGGCGCTCATGGATTTCCTGCGCGGGCCGGAGGCGGCGGCTATCATCCGCGCCTATGGCTATACCCGCTGA